Genomic DNA from Nitrospirota bacterium:
TGGCCTTAATTGACATTTCACGGCCGACAAAAAGGGGAAGTAGCATATATGGAAATATTACTATGTCCCTCACTGGAAGGAGAGGTAATTTGTTAGGTATATCAATTTGTCCAAAATCCTGCTCTATAGTTTCTGCCACTTTACTGGCCTCCTTTGGTATAATTAAATAAGGTTCTACTCAGAACCTGGATTTTAAAACTTCAGTGCCTTTAGGTATTCCCTGAAACTCTCGCCAAATTCCTTATTCTTCAGTCCTATCTCAACTGTAGCCTTGAGGAAACCCAACTTGTCCCCTGCATCATATCTATTGCCTTTAAATTTATACCCGTACACAGGCCTCGTTTTCGCCAGCTTCCTGAGTGCATCAGTAAGCTGGATTTCCTTACCCTTTCCTGGTTCTGTTTTTTCGAGCAGGCCGATTATCTCCGGTGTAAGAATGTATCTGCCAATTATGGCAAGATTGGATGGGGCGTCTTCTTTACCCGGTTTTTCCACCATATCATTTATCTTGTATACACCGTCTGCCACAGGCACGGCCTTTATTATACCATAATTAGATACCTGACTTCTATCAACTTCCTGGACTGCGATGACGCTTGCTCCGTACTTGTTGTATATATCCAGCATCTGTTTAATTGCCGGTACGCTGGAATCTATTATGTCATCACCCAGAAGAACTGCGAAAGGTTCATCCCTGACCATATTTTTAGCACACAGGATGGCATGTCCAAGACCTAATGCCTCTTTCTGACGGACGTAGCAGATATTCAGCATGTTCGAAATTTTTTTCACTTCTGCCAGCAACTTCTTTTTCCCCTTCTCTTTAAGAAGGTTCTCAAGTTCATAAGATATATCGAAATGGTCTTCGATGGCACGCTTCCCGCGACCTGTAATTATAATAATCTCTTCTATACCGGAAGCTATTGCCTCTTCAACAACATACTGGATCAACGGCTTGTCAACAAGGGGCAACATCTCCTTCGGAGATGCCTTTGTCGCCG
This window encodes:
- the galU gene encoding UTP--glucose-1-phosphate uridylyltransferase GalU, translating into MSLYPVRKALFPAAGLGTRFLPATKASPKEMLPLVDKPLIQYVVEEAIASGIEEIIIITGRGKRAIEDHFDISYELENLLKEKGKKKLLAEVKKISNMLNICYVRQKEALGLGHAILCAKNMVRDEPFAVLLGDDIIDSSVPAIKQMLDIYNKYGASVIAVQEVDRSQVSNYGIIKAVPVADGVYKINDMVEKPGKEDAPSNLAIIGRYILTPEIIGLLEKTEPGKGKEIQLTDALRKLAKTRPVYGYKFKGNRYDAGDKLGFLKATVEIGLKNKEFGESFREYLKALKF